In Pseudomonas deceptionensis, a single window of DNA contains:
- a CDS encoding methyl-accepting chemotaxis protein — protein MSAVLSLLQSRLLRPVFVTLGIALLVQVLVAVALTRSTVTALESDLDARLGADSQALTRELEQAGREVKSSLEGLSASTRQRLTAGLEPRLKEEQMQLWESLEKNLQDSANDMAQLLAAVAPRAIWDNDVPTLSDFARRAQRNPNVLFVVYDDATGQHLTRYLNRDNPINQALLAKGKGERALDKVLDAARSDPGVYYLEASISPNGVEIGKVRMGVSTASVEKDLAALDKRFATLIVNSEQLVGESLQGAASDSSAALSARLESAQAAAAQMQANTAQTVRDAADTLRWRIGMGLAIVGLGVLLLLAVVLGRRVVNKLLLLIAALDDLAAGEGDLTKRVGLNSKDEIGDMAAAVNRFVDKLQPIVREAGDVAQRTGVEIGVMTLRNAGADAAAKLQRDEVAQSLHALSTMADAAQSESQAMQAALKQVVDIRQATDENTRTSAKVGGLIEALAGQVGEGAKVIERLAQQSEQIEVVLTVIHGIAEQTNLLALNAAIEAARAGETGRGFAVVADEVRALASKTQSSTGDIQAHIVALQQGAKEAVAAIGLAGRQANEGLAVLRGSVQLQKTVQASVEQVHTAIGEATKAAEHQAQGAHAVRGRVEVIHAQAERAAEAVTQTTASGKVLDGLAAQLKASLGQFRA, from the coding sequence GTGTCTGCCGTTCTCTCACTGTTACAAAGCCGTCTGCTGCGACCCGTTTTCGTTACCCTTGGTATCGCTCTTTTGGTGCAAGTGCTGGTGGCTGTCGCACTGACACGGAGCACGGTGACGGCCCTGGAGTCTGATTTGGACGCGCGCCTGGGTGCCGACAGCCAGGCACTGACCCGTGAGCTCGAGCAGGCCGGGCGTGAGGTCAAAAGCAGCCTTGAGGGTCTGTCTGCCAGCACCCGCCAGCGTCTGACGGCGGGCCTGGAGCCGCGCTTGAAAGAGGAGCAAATGCAGCTTTGGGAGTCGCTGGAGAAGAACCTGCAGGATTCGGCCAACGACATGGCGCAGTTGCTGGCTGCCGTGGCACCGCGTGCCATTTGGGACAATGATGTGCCCACGTTGTCCGATTTCGCCCGTCGCGCTCAGCGCAATCCCAATGTGTTGTTCGTGGTTTATGACGACGCCACTGGGCAGCATCTGACGCGTTACCTCAATCGTGACAACCCGATCAACCAGGCGCTTTTGGCAAAGGGCAAGGGCGAGCGGGCGCTGGATAAGGTGCTGGATGCCGCCCGAAGCGATCCCGGAGTGTATTACCTCGAAGCTTCCATCAGCCCCAATGGGGTCGAGATCGGCAAGGTGCGGATGGGGGTTTCCACCGCCTCGGTTGAGAAGGACCTGGCGGCACTTGATAAGCGTTTTGCGACCCTGATCGTTAACAGTGAGCAGTTGGTCGGCGAAAGCCTGCAAGGCGCTGCGAGCGACAGCTCAGCGGCATTGAGTGCGCGCCTGGAGTCGGCGCAGGCCGCAGCGGCGCAGATGCAGGCCAACACCGCGCAGACCGTGCGCGATGCGGCCGACACCTTGCGTTGGCGCATTGGCATGGGGCTGGCGATTGTGGGGCTGGGCGTGTTGCTGTTGCTGGCCGTGGTGCTGGGGCGGCGTGTGGTCAACAAGTTGCTGTTGTTGATTGCCGCGCTGGATGACTTGGCGGCAGGCGAGGGGGACTTGACCAAGCGCGTGGGTCTTAACAGCAAGGATGAAATCGGTGACATGGCGGCGGCGGTCAATCGCTTTGTCGACAAGCTGCAACCCATCGTGCGGGAAGCGGGGGATGTGGCGCAGCGCACCGGAGTCGAGATCGGTGTGATGACCTTGCGCAATGCCGGAGCAGATGCTGCCGCGAAGTTGCAGCGTGATGAAGTTGCGCAAAGTCTGCACGCCCTGTCGACCATGGCGGATGCGGCGCAGTCCGAAAGCCAGGCGATGCAAGCTGCGCTCAAACAAGTGGTCGATATTCGCCAGGCCACCGATGAAAACACCCGCACCTCGGCCAAGGTCGGGGGCCTGATCGAGGCGCTGGCAGGGCAGGTGGGCGAGGGGGCCAAGGTGATTGAGCGGCTGGCGCAACAAAGCGAACAGATCGAAGTCGTCCTGACCGTGATTCACGGCATTGCCGAGCAGACCAATCTGCTGGCCCTCAACGCGGCCATCGAAGCAGCGAGGGCGGGGGAGACGGGCCGCGGTTTTGCCGTGGTGGCCGATGAGGTGCGGGCACTGGCCAGCAAGACCCAAAGCTCCACGGGTGATATTCAGGCGCACATCGTAGCGTTGCAGCAGGGGGCGAAAGAGGCGGTGGCGGCCATTGGTCTGGCGGGGCGTCAGGCCAATGAGGGGCTGGCGGTGCTGCGTGGCAGCGTGCAATTGCAGAAAACCGTGCAGGCCTCGGTCGAGCAGGTTCATACCGCCATTGGTGAGGCCACTAAAGCGGCGGAGCATCAAGCACAAGGCGCACATGCGGTGCGTGGGCGGGTTGAGGTGATTCATGCCCAGGCCGAGCGTGCGGCCGAGGCGGTGACCCAAACCACGGCCAGCGGCAAGGTGCTGGATGGGTTGGCGGCGCAGCTCAAGGCGAGCCTGGGGCAGTTCAGGGCTTAA
- a CDS encoding adenylosuccinate synthase encodes MGKNVVVLGTQWGDEGKGKIVDLLTEHAAAVVRYQGGHNAGHTLVIDGEKTVLHLIPSGVLREGVQCLIGNGVVVAPDALLREIIKLEEKGVPVRERLRISPSCPLILSFHVALDQAREKARGELKIGTTGRGIGPAYEDKVARRGLRVGDLLNMPRFEAKLRELVDYHNFMLVGFYKEPAIDFDKTLAECKEYAELLKPLMLDVTAELHDLRRAGKDIMFEGAQGSLLDIDHGTYPYVTSSNTTAGGVATGSGVGPMFLDYILGITKAYTTRVGSGPFPTELFDDVGAHLAKQGHEFGATTGRARRCGWFDAVILRRAIDVNSISGICLTKLDVLDGLESINICVGYKDANGVEVAPTDADSYVGLQPVYETVPGWTESTVGAKTLEELPENARAYISRVEALIGAPIDIISTGPDRNETIVLRHPFA; translated from the coding sequence ATGGGTAAGAATGTCGTAGTCCTGGGCACCCAATGGGGTGATGAGGGCAAAGGCAAGATCGTTGATCTGCTGACCGAACATGCTGCCGCTGTAGTGCGTTACCAAGGTGGCCACAACGCTGGCCACACGCTGGTAATCGACGGCGAAAAAACCGTATTGCACCTGATTCCGTCGGGCGTGTTGCGCGAAGGCGTGCAATGCCTGATCGGCAACGGTGTCGTGGTTGCTCCCGACGCTCTGCTGCGTGAAATCATCAAGCTGGAAGAGAAAGGCGTACCGGTGCGCGAGCGCCTGCGTATCAGCCCGTCCTGCCCGCTGATCCTGTCCTTCCACGTTGCGCTGGACCAGGCGCGTGAAAAGGCCCGTGGCGAGCTGAAGATCGGTACTACCGGTCGCGGCATCGGCCCGGCTTACGAAGACAAGGTTGCCCGTCGTGGCCTGCGTGTTGGCGATCTGCTGAACATGCCGCGCTTTGAAGCCAAACTGCGTGAACTGGTGGACTACCACAACTTCATGCTGGTGGGTTTCTACAAAGAGCCAGCCATCGATTTCGACAAGACCCTGGCCGAGTGCAAGGAATACGCTGAGCTGCTCAAGCCGCTGATGCTGGACGTGACTGCCGAGCTGCACGACCTGCGTCGCGCTGGCAAAGACATCATGTTCGAAGGCGCCCAGGGTTCGTTGCTGGACATCGACCACGGTACCTACCCGTACGTGACCAGCTCCAACACCACTGCTGGCGGCGTTGCCACCGGTTCGGGCGTTGGCCCGATGTTCCTGGACTACATCCTGGGCATCACCAAGGCTTACACCACTCGCGTAGGTTCGGGCCCGTTCCCGACTGAGCTGTTCGACGACGTCGGCGCTCACCTGGCCAAGCAAGGTCACGAGTTCGGTGCTACCACCGGCCGTGCCCGTCGTTGCGGCTGGTTCGACGCCGTTATCCTGCGTCGCGCTATCGATGTGAACAGCATCTCGGGCATCTGCCTGACCAAGCTGGACGTACTCGACGGTCTGGAAAGCATCAACATCTGCGTCGGCTACAAAGATGCAAACGGTGTTGAAGTGGCTCCGACCGACGCTGACAGCTATGTAGGCCTGCAGCCTGTGTATGAAACTGTACCAGGCTGGACTGAATCGACCGTGGGTGCCAAAACCCTGGAAGAGCTGCCAGAGAACGCACGTGCTTACATCTCGCGCGTTGAGGCACTGATCGGCGCACCGATCGACATTATCTCGACTGGCCCGGACCGCAACGAAACCATCGTTCTGCGTCACCCGTTCGCTTAA
- a CDS encoding ATP phosphoribosyltransferase regulatory subunit, with product MATVDRWLLPDGIEEVLPPEAARIEVARRQVLDLFQSWGYEFVVTPHIEYLESLLTGAGQDLDLRTFKVIDPQTGRQMGFRADITPQVARIDAHTLRREGPSRLCYAGSVLHAQPRALSSSRSPIQLGAELYGDASPSSDVEVISLMLAMLQLADVPDVHMDLGHVGIYRGLARAANLSVEVEQQLFDALQRKAIDEVTALTEGLPADLAGMLQALVSLCGGREVLVAARERLAKAPAQVMAALDDLLAIAERLSARFPQLPLYFDLGELRGYHYHTGVVFAVFVPGVGDSIAQGGRYDDIGAVFGRARPATGFSTDLKTLVTLGRAEVELPSGGIWMPDSTDAALWQQVCQLRSEGQRVVQALPGQQQAGALEADCDRQLIQQNGLWQVVPLVS from the coding sequence ATGGCAACGGTAGACCGCTGGCTCTTGCCAGATGGCATCGAAGAAGTACTTCCACCAGAGGCAGCCCGCATTGAAGTGGCGCGCCGTCAGGTGTTGGATCTGTTCCAGAGCTGGGGCTATGAGTTCGTCGTCACCCCGCATATCGAATACCTGGAGTCCCTGCTGACAGGGGCTGGCCAGGACCTCGATTTGCGTACCTTCAAGGTTATTGACCCGCAAACGGGTCGCCAGATGGGTTTTCGTGCCGACATCACGCCGCAAGTGGCGCGCATTGATGCGCATACCCTGCGTCGCGAAGGCCCGAGCCGTCTGTGCTACGCCGGTAGCGTGCTGCATGCGCAGCCGCGTGCGTTGTCATCCTCGCGCAGCCCGATCCAGTTGGGTGCCGAGTTGTATGGCGATGCAAGCCCGAGCAGCGACGTTGAAGTCATCAGCCTGATGTTGGCGATGCTGCAACTGGCCGATGTGCCGGATGTGCACATGGACCTGGGGCATGTTGGTATTTACCGTGGTCTGGCCCGTGCGGCCAACCTGTCGGTTGAAGTGGAACAACAATTGTTCGACGCCCTGCAACGCAAGGCGATCGACGAAGTAACGGCCTTGACCGAAGGTTTGCCGGCTGATTTGGCAGGCATGCTGCAGGCATTGGTTAGTTTGTGTGGCGGCCGCGAAGTGCTGGTTGCTGCGCGTGAGCGTCTGGCCAAGGCTCCGGCCCAGGTCATGGCTGCTCTGGATGACTTGCTGGCTATTGCCGAGCGGTTGTCTGCGCGTTTCCCGCAGTTGCCGCTGTATTTTGACCTGGGTGAGTTACGTGGTTATCACTACCACACAGGTGTGGTGTTTGCGGTCTTTGTACCGGGCGTTGGGGACTCCATCGCCCAGGGCGGTCGTTATGACGATATCGGTGCTGTTTTCGGACGTGCCCGTCCGGCTACCGGTTTTTCGACCGATTTGAAAACCCTGGTGACCCTGGGGCGTGCTGAAGTCGAGTTACCGTCTGGCGGTATCTGGATGCCTGACAGCACAGATGCGGCACTCTGGCAGCAGGTTTGCCAGCTTCGCAGTGAAGGTCAGCGTGTGGTTCAGGCATTGCCTGGGCAACAGCAGGCTGGTGCCCTTGAGGCAGACTGCGACCGCCAATTGATTCAGCAGAATGGCCTGTGGCAAGTAGTGCCGCTGGTTTCTTGA
- the hflC gene encoding protease modulator HflC, whose translation MSNKSLIALIVAVVVAIVAWNSFYIVSQTERAVMLRFGRVVQADVQPGLHVKIPYVNQVRKFDARLMTLDAPTQRFLTLEKKAVMVDAFAKWRVKDAERFYTATSGMKQIADERLSRRLESGLRDQFGKRTLHEVVSGERDALMADLTASLNKMAEKELGIEVVDVRVKAIDLPKEVNRSVFERMSSEREREAREHRAKGNELAEGIRADADRQARVLLAEAYRQSEEARGDGDAQASAIYSKAYGQDQEFYKFYRSLRAYRESFANKSDVLVLDPSSDFFRYLEKSKPAQQ comes from the coding sequence ATGAGCAATAAATCGCTGATCGCCCTTATTGTTGCCGTTGTTGTGGCGATTGTTGCCTGGAACAGCTTCTACATCGTCTCGCAAACCGAGCGTGCCGTTATGTTGCGTTTCGGTCGCGTGGTTCAGGCTGATGTTCAGCCAGGCCTGCATGTGAAGATTCCTTACGTTAACCAGGTGCGCAAGTTTGACGCTCGCCTGATGACGCTGGATGCTCCGACGCAGCGTTTCCTGACGCTGGAAAAGAAAGCGGTAATGGTTGATGCCTTCGCCAAGTGGCGCGTGAAAGATGCCGAGCGCTTCTACACCGCGACCTCCGGCATGAAGCAGATTGCTGACGAGCGCTTGTCGCGTCGTCTGGAATCCGGCCTGCGTGACCAGTTCGGCAAGCGCACGCTGCACGAGGTTGTGTCCGGTGAGCGCGATGCGCTGATGGCAGATCTGACGGCATCGTTGAACAAAATGGCTGAAAAAGAGCTGGGCATCGAAGTGGTTGATGTTCGGGTCAAGGCCATCGACCTGCCTAAAGAAGTGAACCGCAGTGTGTTCGAGCGCATGAGCAGTGAGCGTGAGCGTGAAGCTCGTGAGCACCGTGCCAAGGGTAACGAGCTGGCAGAAGGCATTCGTGCTGACGCCGATCGTCAAGCCCGCGTGCTGTTGGCTGAGGCGTATCGTCAGTCCGAAGAAGCTCGCGGTGATGGTGATGCCCAGGCTTCCGCGATCTACTCCAAGGCTTATGGCCAGGATCAGGAGTTCTACAAGTTCTATCGCAGCCTGCGCGCTTACCGCGAAAGCTTTGCGAACAAGAGCGACGTTCTGGTGCTGGATCCAAGCAGCGATTTCTTCCGCTACCTGGAAAAATCCAAGCCAGCGCAACAGTAA
- the hflK gene encoding FtsH protease activity modulator HflK codes for MAWNEPGGNSNNQDPWGGKRPNNGDRKGPPDLDEAFRKLQESLNGLFGGGKKRTGGSGSDGGSNGKGAGYGLLGIGLVVLAAAWLYSAVYVVDEQEQAVVLRLGKYYDTVGPGLNIYFPPFDKKYMENVTRERAYTKQGQMLTEDENIVEVPLTVQYKISNLRDFVLNVDQPEVSLQQATDSALRHVVGSTAMDQVLTEGREQMAVDIKERLQRFLDTYKTGITVTQVNVQSAAAPREVQEAFDDVIRAREDEQRARNQAESYANGVVPEARGQAQRIIENANGYRDEVISRAKGEADRFTKLVAEYRKAPEVTRDRLYLDTMQEVFSNTSKVLVTGNKNGQSNLLYLPLDKMIEGRNGSTPATGSAAAAGNKDSASHVNSDLPTPPRTRESR; via the coding sequence ATGGCTTGGAATGAGCCGGGTGGCAACTCGAATAATCAAGATCCTTGGGGTGGCAAACGCCCTAATAATGGCGACCGCAAGGGACCACCAGATCTCGACGAGGCCTTCCGAAAGCTGCAGGAAAGCCTGAATGGGTTGTTCGGTGGTGGAAAAAAACGTACTGGCGGTAGCGGCAGTGACGGTGGTTCGAATGGCAAGGGCGCCGGCTACGGTCTGCTCGGCATCGGGCTGGTCGTGCTGGCGGCTGCGTGGCTATACAGCGCAGTCTATGTAGTCGACGAACAGGAGCAAGCCGTGGTGCTGCGCCTGGGCAAGTACTACGACACCGTTGGGCCGGGCCTTAACATCTACTTCCCGCCGTTCGACAAAAAGTACATGGAGAACGTGACGCGTGAGCGTGCGTACACCAAGCAGGGTCAAATGCTGACTGAAGACGAAAACATCGTCGAAGTGCCGCTGACCGTGCAGTACAAGATCAGCAACCTGCGCGACTTCGTGTTGAATGTTGATCAGCCGGAAGTCAGCCTGCAGCAGGCTACCGACAGTGCCTTGCGCCACGTAGTGGGTTCCACTGCAATGGACCAGGTCCTGACCGAAGGTCGTGAGCAGATGGCTGTGGATATCAAAGAGCGCTTGCAGCGTTTCCTCGATACCTACAAGACCGGTATCACTGTGACTCAGGTGAACGTACAGAGCGCAGCAGCGCCGCGTGAAGTGCAGGAAGCCTTCGATGACGTGATTCGCGCCCGTGAAGACGAGCAGCGTGCCCGCAACCAGGCTGAAAGCTACGCCAACGGCGTAGTGCCGGAAGCGCGCGGTCAGGCTCAGCGCATCATCGAGAACGCCAACGGCTATCGCGATGAAGTGATTTCTCGGGCCAAGGGTGAGGCAGATCGCTTTACCAAGTTGGTAGCCGAGTATCGCAAGGCTCCAGAAGTTACGCGTGATCGTCTATATCTGGACACCATGCAGGAAGTCTTCAGCAACACCAGTAAAGTTCTCGTGACCGGTAACAAAAACGGCCAGAGCAACCTGCTGTACTTGCCGTTGGACAAAATGATCGAAGGCCGTAATGGCAGCACCCCGGCAACGGGTTCAGCCGCAGCGGCCGGCAATAAAGATTCGGCATCCCATGTCAATTCGGATCTGCCTACACCACCGCGCACCCGGGAGAGCCGCTGA
- the hflX gene encoding ribosome rescue GTPase HflX produces MFFERHGGGERAILVHLEGQDPEAREDPQEFQELAVSAGAETVAFFNVPRHRPSAKYLIGSGKVEELRDLVKAEKVDIVIFNHVLTPSQERNLERVFECRVLDRTGLILDIFAQRARTHEGKLQVELAQLDHMSTRLVRGWTHLERQGGGIGMRGPGETQLETDRRLLRVRISQIKSRLKKVRSQREQSRRGRKRADIPTVSLVGYTNAGKSTLFNKVTGSDVFAADQLFATLDPTLRRLDLGDLGPIVLADTVGFIRHLPHKLVEAFRSTLEESSNSDLLLHVIDAHEPERMAQIEQVMVVLGEIGAQDLPILEVYNKIDLLEGVEPQIQRDADGKPQRVWLSARDGQGLELLEQAIAELLGNDLFVGTLRLPQRFARLRAQFFELGVVQKEEHDDEGSSLLDVRLPRAELNRLVSREGMQPLEFIEEHTLQ; encoded by the coding sequence TTGTTCTTTGAGCGCCACGGTGGTGGTGAGCGGGCAATCCTCGTTCACTTGGAAGGACAGGACCCTGAGGCGCGCGAAGATCCGCAGGAGTTCCAGGAGTTAGCTGTATCGGCCGGCGCCGAGACCGTCGCGTTTTTTAACGTGCCGCGTCATCGGCCATCGGCCAAGTACCTGATTGGCAGTGGCAAGGTCGAGGAATTGCGCGACCTGGTCAAGGCCGAGAAGGTCGACATCGTGATCTTCAATCACGTGCTCACGCCCAGTCAGGAACGTAACCTCGAACGTGTTTTCGAGTGTCGCGTGCTTGATCGTACCGGGCTGATTCTCGATATCTTCGCTCAACGCGCCCGTACCCATGAAGGCAAGTTGCAGGTCGAACTGGCCCAGCTTGACCACATGAGTACGCGTCTTGTGCGTGGCTGGACCCACCTTGAGCGCCAAGGTGGCGGCATTGGTATGCGCGGGCCGGGTGAAACCCAGCTCGAAACCGACCGCCGTCTGTTGCGTGTGCGCATCAGCCAGATCAAGTCCCGTCTGAAAAAAGTCCGCAGTCAACGCGAGCAGTCCCGTAGAGGGCGCAAGCGCGCCGATATTCCTACAGTTTCGCTGGTGGGCTATACCAACGCGGGTAAATCCACGTTGTTCAACAAGGTCACCGGTTCTGACGTATTCGCCGCTGACCAGTTGTTCGCCACGCTCGACCCGACCTTGCGCCGTCTTGATCTTGGCGACCTGGGGCCGATTGTCCTGGCCGATACCGTGGGTTTCATTCGTCACCTTCCGCACAAGCTAGTTGAAGCTTTCCGGTCTACGCTCGAAGAGTCGAGCAATTCCGATTTGCTGCTGCACGTGATCGATGCGCACGAACCTGAGCGCATGGCGCAGATCGAGCAGGTGATGGTGGTGCTGGGTGAAATTGGTGCCCAGGACTTGCCGATCCTCGAGGTCTACAACAAAATCGATTTGCTTGAAGGTGTCGAGCCGCAGATTCAGCGCGATGCCGACGGCAAGCCGCAACGGGTCTGGTTGTCGGCCCGTGACGGCCAAGGGTTGGAGTTGCTTGAGCAGGCCATCGCCGAGTTGCTGGGCAATGATTTGTTCGTTGGCACCTTGCGCTTGCCGCAACGTTTTGCTCGACTGCGTGCACAGTTCTTCGAACTGGGTGTTGTGCAGAAAGAAGAGCATGACGACGAGGGCTCCAGTTTGCTGGACGTACGCCTGCCGCGAGCCGAGCTTAACCGCTTGGTTAGCCGCGAAGGGATGCAACCGCTGGAATTCATCGAAGAACACACTTTGCAATAA
- the hfq gene encoding RNA chaperone Hfq, with the protein MSKGHSLQDPYLNTLRKEKVGVSIYLVNGIKLQGTIESFDQFVILLKNTVSQMVYKHAISTVVPVRPIRLPSAAESELADAEPGNA; encoded by the coding sequence ATGTCAAAAGGGCATTCGCTACAAGACCCTTACTTGAATACTTTGCGTAAAGAGAAGGTGGGCGTTTCCATCTATCTGGTCAACGGCATCAAGCTGCAGGGGACCATCGAGTCTTTCGACCAGTTCGTGATTCTGCTGAAGAACACCGTCAGCCAAATGGTTTACAAGCACGCAATCTCAACAGTCGTACCAGTACGTCCAATTCGTCTGCCAAGCGCAGCTGAATCGGAACTGGCAGACGCTGAACCAGGTAACGCTTGA
- the miaA gene encoding tRNA (adenosine(37)-N6)-dimethylallyltransferase MiaA, whose protein sequence is MTGSNVLPPAIFLMGPTAAGKTDLAIELSKVLPCELISVDSALVYRGMDIGTAKPSKEILAAHPHRLIDILDPAESYSAADFRRDALKAMAEITARGNIPLLVGGTMLYYKALTDGLADMPAADAAVRAQLEEEAQRLGWQALHDQLAAIDPESAARIHPNDPQRLTRALEVYRVSGMSVTEHRQKQSEQTTKAAASGHSQLPYTVANLAIAPANRQVLHERIAQRFGQMLEQGFVDEVISLRRRSDLHSGLPSIRAVGYRQVWDYLDGKLTAAEMQERGIIATRQLAKRQFTWLRSWEDLHWLDSLDCDNLPRALKYLESVSILS, encoded by the coding sequence ATGACAGGTTCCAACGTTTTACCTCCGGCCATTTTTTTGATGGGCCCCACGGCTGCCGGCAAAACCGACTTGGCCATCGAGCTGAGCAAGGTGCTGCCGTGCGAGCTGATCAGTGTCGATTCGGCGCTGGTCTATCGCGGCATGGACATCGGTACGGCCAAGCCGTCCAAAGAAATCCTGGCCGCTCATCCTCACCGCTTGATCGATATTCTCGACCCTGCTGAAAGCTATTCGGCGGCAGATTTTCGCCGCGATGCGCTCAAGGCCATGGCCGAGATCACCGCGCGGGGCAATATCCCGCTGCTGGTGGGTGGCACCATGCTCTATTACAAAGCCTTGACTGACGGCCTGGCGGACATGCCGGCGGCCGACGCTGCAGTGCGTGCACAGCTCGAAGAAGAGGCTCAGCGCCTTGGCTGGCAAGCCCTGCACGACCAGCTGGCGGCCATCGACCCTGAGTCTGCGGCGCGGATTCACCCCAATGACCCGCAGCGTCTGACGCGGGCGTTGGAGGTTTATCGGGTCAGCGGCATGAGCGTGACAGAGCATCGGCAAAAACAATCTGAACAAACGACTAAAGCAGCGGCTTCTGGGCACAGCCAATTGCCCTATACTGTCGCGAATCTGGCCATCGCTCCGGCGAACCGTCAGGTGCTGCATGAGCGAATTGCACAAAGATTCGGGCAGATGCTGGAACAGGGGTTCGTTGACGAGGTCATAAGCCTGCGCCGTAGAAGTGACCTGCATTCAGGGTTGCCGTCTATACGTGCTGTAGGCTACCGCCAAGTCTGGGATTACCTGGACGGCAAGCTGACAGCGGCCGAGATGCAGGAGCGCGGCATCATTGCCACGCGCCAGCTGGCCAAGCGTCAGTTCACCTGGTTGCGCAGTTGGGAAGACCTGCATTGGCTGGACAGCCTGGACTGCGACAATCTGCCACGAGCCTTGAAATACCTGGAATCGGTCTCCATATTGAGCTGA